From a single Pieris napi chromosome 7, ilPieNapi1.2, whole genome shotgun sequence genomic region:
- the LOC125050961 gene encoding facilitated trehalose transporter Tret1-like isoform X2, with the protein MMALLGDWIGRKKTLMLISASCVATWVTLLFSTEVWALILARAFVGIAMAGAYVTCPIYTKEISDDSIRGALGCLVVVSHTTGNLFLYIIGDILKYRTILWMCLFIPTCHLVLFMMMPETPSYLVKKGKTEEAVRVMAWLRCKKVTDSTVTTELQSLQKEQKNDEGANNFLLKAIFKDRTLSRAFRLAMVVTLAREVCGAVPVMNFAGEIFAIASKENGLILSPNQQAMMLGAVQVAGSALASIIVEKAGRKFILFTTSLVSGISMCVLASWFLANDYELYLPNWLPILTLCLCIFCDSSGLAPMSLVITGEIFSFKYRGTVMAATMATASLADFFQLLIFKPLVNSIGIHAAFYFFGFFCIFMSIYVIFYVPETKSRCLEDIYDDLNKSKRKPKVPTAA; encoded by the exons GCAACTTGGGTGACGCTCTTGTTTTCTACCGAAGTGTGGGCGCTCATCTTGGCCCGAGCTTTCGTGGGAATCGCCATGGCGGGTGCTTACGTCACCTGTCCAATTTATACGAAGGAAATTAGTGATGACAGTATACGAGGAGCTTTAGGTTGTCTT GTAGTTGTATCGCACACTACAGGCAATCTGTTTCTTTATATCATCGgtgatattttaaagtatcGGACAATTCTTTGGATGTGTCTTTTTATACCGACCTGCCATCTAGTTTTGTTTATGATGATGCCGGAGACGCCTTcgtatttagttaaaaaaggaaaaactGAG GAAGCAGTCAGAGTGATGGCTTGGTTGCGATGTAAAAAAGTTACCGATTCGACCGTTACAACAGAACTTCAATCATTGCAAAAAGAACAGAAAAATGATGAAGGAGCCAATAACTTTTTGTTAAAAGCAATTT tcAAAGATAGAACCTTATCGCGAGCTTTCCGCTTAGCAATGGTCGTCACCTTAGCTCGCGAGGTGTGCGGTGCTGTACCTGTCATGAACTTTGCTGGtgaaatatttgcaatagCCTCCAAAGAAAATGGGTTAATTCTCAGTCCCAATCAGCAGGCAATGATGTTGGGTGCCGTACAAGTAGCGGGCTCGGCACTGGCCTCTATTATCGTCGAGAAGGCCGGCAGaaag ttTATACTTTTCACAACGTCACTGGTCTCCGGGATAAGTATGTGtgt ccTTGCTTCTTGGTTCCTGGCTAATGACTACGAGCTATATCTGCCGAACTGGTTGCCAATACTCACGCTTTGCCTTTGCATCTTTTGTGACTCATCAGGACTAGCGCCAATGTCGCTTGTTATTACTGgcgaaatattttcttttaag TACCGTGGAACAGTAATGGCAGCAACGATGGCCACTGCATCGCTTGCCGACTTCTTCcaacttttaatattcaaacCTCTGGTGAATTCAATCGGCATTCACGCTGCTTTCTATTTCTTTggctttttttgtatatttatgtctATATATGTGATATTCTATGTGCCAGAGACAAAATCGAGGTGTTTAGAAGACATTTAcgatgatttaaataaaagtaagcGAAAACCTAAAGTACCGACCGCAgcctaa